From one Mytilus trossulus isolate FHL-02 chromosome 10, PNRI_Mtr1.1.1.hap1, whole genome shotgun sequence genomic stretch:
- the LOC134686193 gene encoding uncharacterized protein LOC134686193 isoform X2 → MLLGIFVTISLFGLVRSDQCSTSVSNFQIANFGNANLDVDSYIKISQSLSEMKQTTLRMEQKLHRMYSDVNRTCQCDSTTFIPHPNKCQLYYNCSQALSPLPTENRKYTDRLQVLRPAYLHECLYPKLFSTTTMSCQYYKDVKCGSRYETKNKCNYLAISYTCLGACKECIYFTPDCEGFADGVYDNMYILHGYYFECRDERNIYGGANPCKTNMAPHNGECRDLFEIPTTPWGVGNGIACNSRQNGNYRSERMGRCDIYYTCVNGNTTLSHCSNGQVFDSKTSFCQNPANACAPCGSFNNGC, encoded by the exons ATGTTATTGGGAATATTTGTAACGATATCTCTCTTTGGTTTGGTCAGATCCGACCAGTGTTCAACTTCTGtttctaattttcaaattgcaaACTTTGGCAACGCGAATTTAGATGTAGATAGCTATATAAAGATATCTCAAAGCCTGTCAGAGATGAAACAGACAACTCTTAGAATGGAACAAAAACTTCACCGTATGTACTCAG ATGTTAACCGAACATGCCAGTGCGACAGCACCACATTTATTCCGCATCCAAATAAATGCCAGCTCTACTATAACTGCAGTCAAGCGTTGTCTCCCCTACCAACAGAAAACCGAAAATATACCGACAGACTACAGGTTCTGAGACCTGCCTACCTACACGAATGTCTTTATCCGAAACTGTTCTCTACAACAACTATGTCTTGTCAATATTATAAAGACGTCAAGTGCGGTTCCAGATacgaaacaaaaaataaat GTAACTATCTCGCGATAAGCTATACTTGCCTTGGAGCATGTAAAGAGTGTATATATTTCACACCTGACTGTGAAGGATTCGCAGACGGCGTATACGAcaacatgtatattttacatGGGTACTATTTTGAATGTCGAGACGAAAGAAACATATATGGTGGTGCAAATCCTTGCAAAACCAACATGGCACCTCACAATGGCGAATGTAGAGACTTATTCGAAATACCAACAACTCCTTGGGGGGTTGGAAACGGGATCGCATGCAACAGTCGTCAAAATGGAAACTATAGAAGCGAACGGATGGGAAGGTGTGATATCTACTACACTTGTGTAAATGGAAACACCACACTATCACACTGTAGCAATGGACAAGTCTTCGattcaaaaacttcattttgcCAAAATCCAGCAAATGCATGTGCCCCATGCGGATCCTTCAATAACGGCTGTTAA
- the LOC134686193 gene encoding neurogenic locus notch homolog protein 1-like isoform X1, protein MLLGIFVTISLFGLVRSDQCSTSVSNFQIANFGNANLDVDSYIKISQSLSEMKQTTLRMEQKLHRMYSVPCSIEHCENGGTCVNDTCMCKDGYAGSKCEIDVNRTCQCDSTTFIPHPNKCQLYYNCSQALSPLPTENRKYTDRLQVLRPAYLHECLYPKLFSTTTMSCQYYKDVKCGSRYETKNKCNYLAISYTCLGACKECIYFTPDCEGFADGVYDNMYILHGYYFECRDERNIYGGANPCKTNMAPHNGECRDLFEIPTTPWGVGNGIACNSRQNGNYRSERMGRCDIYYTCVNGNTTLSHCSNGQVFDSKTSFCQNPANACAPCGSFNNGC, encoded by the exons ATGTTATTGGGAATATTTGTAACGATATCTCTCTTTGGTTTGGTCAGATCCGACCAGTGTTCAACTTCTGtttctaattttcaaattgcaaACTTTGGCAACGCGAATTTAGATGTAGATAGCTATATAAAGATATCTCAAAGCCTGTCAGAGATGAAACAGACAACTCTTAGAATGGAACAAAAACTTCACCGTATGTACTCAG TGCCATGTTCAATTGAGCATTGCGAGAACGGAGGAACATGTGTAAACGATACGTGCATGTGTAAAGATGGCTACGCTGGATCAAAGTGTGAAATAG ATGTTAACCGAACATGCCAGTGCGACAGCACCACATTTATTCCGCATCCAAATAAATGCCAGCTCTACTATAACTGCAGTCAAGCGTTGTCTCCCCTACCAACAGAAAACCGAAAATATACCGACAGACTACAGGTTCTGAGACCTGCCTACCTACACGAATGTCTTTATCCGAAACTGTTCTCTACAACAACTATGTCTTGTCAATATTATAAAGACGTCAAGTGCGGTTCCAGATacgaaacaaaaaataaat GTAACTATCTCGCGATAAGCTATACTTGCCTTGGAGCATGTAAAGAGTGTATATATTTCACACCTGACTGTGAAGGATTCGCAGACGGCGTATACGAcaacatgtatattttacatGGGTACTATTTTGAATGTCGAGACGAAAGAAACATATATGGTGGTGCAAATCCTTGCAAAACCAACATGGCACCTCACAATGGCGAATGTAGAGACTTATTCGAAATACCAACAACTCCTTGGGGGGTTGGAAACGGGATCGCATGCAACAGTCGTCAAAATGGAAACTATAGAAGCGAACGGATGGGAAGGTGTGATATCTACTACACTTGTGTAAATGGAAACACCACACTATCACACTGTAGCAATGGACAAGTCTTCGattcaaaaacttcattttgcCAAAATCCAGCAAATGCATGTGCCCCATGCGGATCCTTCAATAACGGCTGTTAA